The following proteins come from a genomic window of Sphingosinicella flava:
- a CDS encoding dienelactone hydrolase family protein, with amino-acid sequence MTHQGVTHEGLIALPPGGGAVPTILIFPTFSGVDQLASEAAERLTGWGYGAIVCDVYGEGRTGETREECTALMRPFVEDRAMLRAILLAWADAARGADGVDGGRLAAIGFCFGGLCALDLARAGADVRAVGSFHGLFTPTGLPSPGIKAKIAVYHGWDDPMATPDQFVALGRELSEAGADWQAHAYGGTMHGFTSPRAAAPELGVLYNEVAAERAWASLRLFLAETLA; translated from the coding sequence ATGACTCACCAGGGCGTGACGCATGAGGGGCTGATCGCGCTCCCGCCGGGTGGCGGGGCAGTGCCGACGATCCTCATCTTCCCCACCTTTTCGGGCGTCGATCAATTGGCGTCGGAAGCGGCCGAGCGCCTGACCGGCTGGGGTTATGGCGCGATCGTCTGCGACGTCTATGGCGAGGGCCGGACCGGCGAAACGCGCGAAGAATGCACAGCCTTGATGCGCCCATTCGTCGAGGACCGGGCGATGTTGCGCGCCATTCTCCTCGCCTGGGCGGACGCGGCGCGCGGGGCGGACGGCGTCGATGGCGGGCGCCTTGCCGCCATCGGCTTTTGCTTCGGCGGCCTCTGTGCGCTCGATCTGGCGCGGGCGGGCGCGGATGTGCGAGCGGTGGGCAGCTTCCATGGGCTCTTCACGCCGACGGGACTTCCCTCGCCGGGCATCAAGGCGAAGATCGCCGTCTATCACGGCTGGGACGACCCGATGGCGACGCCGGATCAATTCGTCGCGCTTGGCCGGGAGCTGTCGGAAGCGGGCGCGGACTGGCAGGCCCATGCTTATGGCGGGACGATGCACGGTTTCACCAGCCCGAGAGCCGCCGCGCCGGAACTTGGCGTGCTGTATAATGAAGTGGCGGCGGAGCGGGCATGGGCTTCCCTGCGGTTGTTTCTGGCAGAGACTCTGGCGTGA
- the recN gene encoding DNA repair protein RecN gives MLTGLSIRDVVLIETLDLEFGPGLGVLTGETGAGKSILLDSLGLALGARADSGLVRAGQAQAVVSVSFDVGRDHPAHILLGDGGISVEPGEPITIRRILKADGGSRALVNDQAVSVALLRELGGMLVEIHGQHDDRGLLNARGHRTLLDIYGGIDTSAAEAAYRGWRAAEEKLTAARADLDHAERDREYLEHAVAELRALAPQPGEEEELAGLRANMQKGARLAEDIAAAAALLEGSEGGLAQLRQAARRLDRIASEHDKLAEALAAIDRAVIEASEAEDRLSEAAEAMAYDPARLEEAEARLFDLRAMARKHRVDCDALPALAEEMAAKLGAIHAGGEGLAALERQVAEHRAAFDAAAAELTRLRTQAAARLDMAVAAELQPLKLDAAKFRTVIEPLAEGQWSAKGKDRVEFEIATNPGAPFAPLAKIASGGELSRFILALKVALAERGGVATMIFDEIDRGVGGAVASAIGERLHRLAQGAQVLVVTHSPQVAARGGQHYFIEKSHDGTVTRTGVQALDAARRREEIARMLSGAEVTDEARAQASRLLEAA, from the coding sequence GGGGCGGGGAAGTCGATCCTGCTCGATTCGCTGGGGCTGGCGCTGGGCGCGCGGGCGGACAGCGGGTTGGTGCGTGCCGGACAGGCGCAGGCGGTGGTGAGCGTCAGCTTCGACGTGGGGCGCGATCATCCGGCGCACATTTTGCTGGGCGATGGCGGAATTTCGGTGGAGCCGGGCGAGCCGATCACCATCCGCCGCATCCTCAAGGCCGATGGCGGCAGCCGGGCATTGGTCAACGATCAGGCGGTGTCGGTGGCATTGCTCCGCGAGCTTGGCGGGATGCTCGTCGAAATTCACGGCCAGCACGACGATCGCGGACTCTTGAATGCGCGCGGGCACCGGACGCTGCTCGACATCTATGGCGGCATCGACACGAGCGCGGCGGAAGCCGCCTATCGCGGCTGGCGCGCGGCGGAGGAGAAGCTGACGGCGGCGCGGGCCGACCTCGACCATGCCGAGCGCGATCGTGAATATCTGGAGCATGCCGTCGCCGAGCTGAGGGCATTGGCGCCGCAGCCCGGCGAGGAAGAGGAGTTGGCGGGCCTTCGCGCCAATATGCAGAAGGGGGCGCGGCTCGCCGAGGATATCGCGGCGGCGGCGGCTTTGCTTGAAGGATCGGAGGGCGGCCTTGCCCAACTGCGCCAGGCGGCACGGCGGCTGGACCGCATCGCGAGCGAGCATGACAAATTGGCCGAGGCGCTCGCCGCCATCGACCGGGCGGTGATCGAGGCTTCGGAAGCCGAGGACCGCTTAAGCGAAGCGGCCGAGGCGATGGCCTATGATCCGGCGCGGCTGGAAGAGGCCGAGGCGCGGCTGTTCGACCTGCGCGCCATGGCCCGCAAGCATCGCGTGGACTGCGACGCGCTTCCCGCGCTGGCCGAGGAGATGGCGGCGAAATTGGGCGCGATCCATGCGGGCGGCGAGGGGCTCGCGGCGCTCGAGCGCCAGGTGGCGGAGCATCGCGCGGCGTTCGACGCGGCGGCGGCTGAATTGACCCGGCTGCGGACGCAAGCGGCGGCGCGGCTCGACATGGCGGTGGCGGCGGAGCTTCAGCCCTTGAAGCTCGATGCGGCGAAGTTCCGCACGGTGATCGAGCCGCTGGCCGAGGGGCAATGGAGCGCCAAGGGCAAGGACAGGGTGGAATTCGAAATCGCCACCAATCCGGGCGCGCCCTTTGCGCCGCTCGCCAAGATCGCGTCGGGCGGCGAATTGTCGCGCTTCATCCTGGCCCTCAAAGTGGCGCTCGCCGAGCGTGGCGGCGTCGCGACGATGATCTTCGACGAGATCGACCGGGGCGTCGGCGGCGCGGTGGCGAGCGCGATCGGCGAACGGCTCCATCGCTTGGCGCAGGGGGCGCAGGTGCTGGTCGTGACGCACAGCCCGCAGGTCGCGGCGCGCGGCGGCCAGCATTATTTCATCGAAAAGAGCCATGACGGCACGGTGACCCGCACCGGCGTTCAGGCGTTGGATGCGGCGCGGCGGCGGGAGGAAATTGCGCGGATGCTGTCCGGCGCCGAAGTGACGGACGAAGCGCGGGCGCAAGCGAGCAGGCTTTTGGAGGCGGCGTGA